The stretch of DNA CCGTCGAGGTCGAGCGCGTCGGCGGTGGGGACGTAGCCGACGGCCGTCTCGGTGGCGGCCGCCGTGCCCTCGATCCGCTCGACGGCCCACTTCAGCACGCGCGAGTTCTCGCCGAAGCCGGGCCACAGGAAGCGGCCGTCCTCGCCGCGGCGGAACCAGTTGACGTAGAAGATCCGCGGCAGCTTGCCCGCGTCGGCCCCCTTGCCGACGTTCAGCCAGTGCTGGAAGTAGTCGCCGACGTTGTAGCCGAGGAAGGGCAGCATCGCCATCGGGTCGCGCCGCACCTGGCCCTTGCCGCCCTTGGCCGCGGCCGTCATCTCGCTCGACATGGTGGCGCCCATGAACGTGCCGTGCTGCCAGTCACGCGACTCGGTGATCAGCGGCACGGTGGTCTTGCGGCGGCCGCCGAACAGGATCGCCGAGATCGGAACACCCTTCGGGTCGTTCCACTCCGGCGCCACGACCGGGCACTGCGAGATCGGCGTCGTGTAGCGGGAGTTGGGGTGGGCGGCCTGCTTGCCGGAGTCCGGCGTCCACTCCTCGCCCAGCCACGACCTCAGGTGCTGCGGGTCGCCCTCGAGCCCCTCCCACCAAACATCTCCGTCGTCGGTGAGAGCGACGTTCGTGAAGAGCGAGTTGCCCTTTTCGATCGTGCGCATCGCATTCGGATTCGTCTTCCAGTTCGTGCCCGGTGCGACACCGAAGAAGCCGAACTCGGGGTTCACCGCATAGAGCCGGCCGTCCTCACCGAATCGCATCCACGCGATGTCGTCACCGATGGTCTCGGCGCGCCAGCCGGGCACGGTCGGCTGCAACATCGCGAGGTTCGTCTTGCCGCACGCCGACGGGAACGCCGCGGCCACGTAGTACGCCTTCTCCTCCGGCGAGATCAGTTTGAGGATCAGCATGTGCTCGGCGAGCCAGCCCTCGTCATGAGCGATCGCGGAAGCGATCCGGAGCGCGTAGCACTTCTTGCCGAGCAACGCGTTGCCGCCGTAGCCGGAGCCGTAGCTCCAGATCTCACGGGTCTCCGGGAAGTGGCTGATGTACTTCGTGTCGTTGCACGGCCACGGCACGTCCTCCTGGCCGGGATCGAGCGGGGCGCCCACGGAGTGCAGGCCCTTCACGAACGAGTCGCCCCGGTCGGCGAAGAGCGGGAGCACCGACGCACCCATCCGCGTCATGATCCGCATCGAGACGACCACGTACTCGGAGTCGGTGATCTCGACCCCCAGCATGGGGATCTCCGCGTCGGTCGGGCCCATGCAGAACGGGATGACGTACATGGTGCGGCCCCGCATGCACCCGCGGTAGAGCTCCGTCATGGTGCTCTTCATCTCGCCCGGGTCCATCCAGTTGTTGGTGGGCCCCGCGCCGTCCCGCTCCTCGCTGCAGATGTAGGTGCGCTCCTCGACACGTGCGACGTCGTCGGGGTCGGAGGCAGCCCAGAACGAATTCGGTTTCTTCGACTCGTCGAGCTTCACGAAGGTGCCCGCATCGACGAGCTGCGTCGTCATGCGGTCCCACTCCTCGTCGGACCCGTCGCACCAGACGACCCGGTCGGGCGTGGTCAGGTCCGCGACCTCCCGCACCCAGGACAGCAGCTCGGCGTTCGCGGTGGGCGCTCCGTCGATCCCCGGCACGGTCATCGCAGTCATATCGTCCTCGCTCCTCGCCGGCTTCCCCGGTCCTGAAAATGCTTGCGCACACCCGACCCTGATTCGGGTGGGTGTGCTCTAGAAGGATGGGTGTCGACGGTACCTGCGAACACCTATTCCCTGCACGATGAGCGGCTGTCGGCTCACTCACAGGACCGATCAGGTAATCGATTCAGAACAATCGAAAGCGCTTTCCTACGCTTTCGGCCTCCCTCCATCGGGACGACGGGTAGTTCACACGGATGTGGGTACCCCCACTGTGAGCGCCCACACGGGTGAGCACTCCGCAGCCGTGGACCGCGCCGCCTCGGACGCGTAGTGTGTTGAACACGTTCAACGGTCGGGAGGCCCGATGGAAGCCCAGATGACCCAGTACGTCGCACTACTAGCAGTGTCGGTCGGGCTGACCTTCCTGGTGGGCCGCCTACTCGTCAGGGCGGGCCAGCCGTTCCTACTCGAGGTGTTCCACGACGAGAAGGTCACCCGCTCGGTGAACCTGCTGCTGTCGGTGCTGTTCCACCTGGTCACGCTCGGCGTTCTGGCGATCATCTCGGTCTCGGACGTCGCAGGCGACAACATGCTCCAGACCTTCGTCGTCAAGCTCGGCGTGGTGCTGTTGACGCTCGGCCTCGCCTACGGGATCTCGATGCTCGTGCTCATCCGGGTCCGCGAGCGCAGGCGCGCGGCCGAGATCTCCGAGCACGTCCAGGAGCGCCTCGCGGACCGCGGGATCAACACCCAGCCGACGGGCGAGCAGGGCCATCTGTGACGACGGCTCGCGGGAGCACCCGCGAGGCGATCGTCACGGCTGCGCTCGACCTGTTCCGCGAGCGCGGCTTCGAGGGCACCACGATGCGTGCCGTCGCCGAGCGGGCCGGCGTGTCGGTCGGCAACGCCTACTACTACTTCTCCTCGAAGGACGAGCTGGTCCAGGGCTTCTACGACCAGCTCGTCGCCGAGCACCGCGCGCTCGCGCTCCCCGGGCTGGCCGAGCGCACGGACCTCGCCGACCGGCTCGGCGCCACGCTCCACGCCTGGGTCACCGTGGCCGAGCCGTACCGGGAGTTCGCCGGCCGCTTCTTCGCGGTGGCCGCCCAGCCCGACAACCCGCTGTCGCCGTTCAGCCCGGAGACCGGCCCCGCACGAGCGGCCGCTGTGGACCTCTACCGGGAGGTGCTCGCGGGCGCCCGGGTCGAGCCCGACCCCGAGCTGGCGCGCGAGCTGCCCGAGCTGCTGTGGCTGCAGCACCTGGGAGTCGTGCTGTTCTGGGTGCACGACCGCTCCGACGGCGCCGCCCGCACCCGCATGCTCGTGGACCGCACCGCACCGATCGTCGCGCGGCTCGTCCGGCTCTCCCGGCTACCGGTGCTGCGCCCGCTCGGCCGCCAGGTCGTCGACCTGGTGCGGCTGTTGCGGGGTTGACGGGTGCGGTTGCCGTCGCCCTGCCTCGTCGTGCTGGCGGGCCCGGTCGCGTCCGGCAAGTCGACGTGGGCCGCGCAGAACTTCCCACCCGACGCGGTCGTCTCGAGCGACCGGCTGCGCGCCCTGGTCGGGGCGGGTGAGGACGACATCGCGGCGAGCGCCGACGCGCTCGCCCTGCTCGACGAGATCGTCGCCCGGCGGGTAGCACGCCGGCTGACCACCGTCGTCGACACCACCGGGCTCGACGCCGGACGCCGAGCAAGCTGGCTGCGCCTGGCGCGTGAGCACGACCTGGCGTGCGTCGCCGTCGCGTTCGACACCCCGGCGGGGGTGTGCCGCGCCCGCAACCGCGCGCGGGACCGCCCAGTGCCGGCCGCGGTGCTGACCGCGCAGCTGAAGGCGTGGCCGGGCGTGCACGAGGCCCTCGCGGGCGAGGGGTTCGACGAGGTGCTCGCGCCGGAGCCGGTGCGCGTCGTTCCCCGGACGTTCGTGGGGTCGGCCGCTGCGGCCGACCGCCAGCGGGAGGTCCCCGTCGGGCTCCGGTTCGCGCTGCACGTCGGGGAGTTCCGCGGCGGCGCAGCAGGGATGCGGCACCGGCTGCGCGAGATCGCGGTGGCGGCGGAGGCCGCCGGGTTCGACGCGATCTACGTCATGGACCACTTCCGGCAGATCCCGCAGCTCGGTCGCGCGTGGGAGGACTTCCCCGAGAGCTTCACCACCCTCGCCTGGCTCGCCGCCTGCACCGAGCGGGTCCGGCTCGGCACCCTCGTCACGGCCGTGACGCACCGCAACGTCGGGCACCTCGCCAAGATCGTGGCCACGCTCGACGTGCTCACCGGCGGCCGCGCGATCTGCGGCATCGGGCTCGGCTGGTTCGAGGCAGAGCACCGGGCGTACGGGTTCGGCTTCCCGCCGCTCGCGCAGCGCTACGCCCTGCTCGAGGACGCGCTCGCGGCGCTGCCGGTGCTGTGGGGACCGGGCGGGAAGCCGTTCCGCGGGCAGGTGCTCGACCTGCCCGACACGTCCGGCTACCCGCGGCCGCTGCAGGAGCACGTGCCGATCGTGCTCGGCGGCGGGGGCGAGCGGCGCACGCTGCCGCTCGCCGCCCGCTACGCCGACGTCGCCAACGTGCTGGGCGAGCTGCCGGCCGTCGCGCGCAAGGCCGAGGTGCTCCGCGAGCACTGCGCCCGCACCGGACGTGCCGTCGAGCTGTCGCACCTCACCACCGCTCTGGTGGGCGGGGATCCCGCCGAGGTGGACCGACTCGTCGAGGCGCACCGGCCACGGACCGTCGACGCGGGCCGGTACGCCGAGCAGGTGCACGCAGGCACCGTGACCGACCAGGTCGGCCGGTTCCGCGAGCTCGCGGAGATCGGCGTGGCCGAGGTGGCGGTCCGGCTGCCCGACCTGCGCGACGCGGCCCCCGTGGCGCGGATGGCCGAGGTCATCGCGGCCTTCAGGGGGTGAGCACGAGGCGCCCGCGCAACCCGCCGCCCGCCACCTTCCGATAAGCGGCCGCGGCGTCGTCGAGCGCGTGCACGCCGGCCACCCTCGTCCCGATGATCCCGGCCCCGGCCAGCCCGACGAGCCGCCGCAACCGGTCGCCGTCCGCGCTGACGAGCACGGTGTGCACCCGGATCCCGCGCAGGTGCGGGGGCGCCGGGGTGGCCACGAGGTGGGCGAACGCTCCCCGGTTGCGCACGGCCTCCTGGGCGGCGACCCCGACGATCGCGGCGTCGAGAGCCCCGTCCACCCCGCCGGGCACCAGCTCGCGCACGGCGGTGGGCAGGTCGGCGCCCCTGGGCACGAAGTGCCGCGCCCCCAGGCCGCGCACGAGCGCCTCGTCGGCAGCGGCGGCGGTCGCCACGACGTCCAGCCCGCGGTGCCGGGCGAGCTGCACGGCGTACCCGCCGACCGCACCGGCAGCTCCGGTGACGAGCAGTGCGGCCCCGGCCGGGAGTGCCAGCGCGTCGAGGGCCTGGTCGGCGGTGAGCGCGTTCAACGGGATCGTCGACGCCTCAACCGGGTCGAGGCCACGCGGGGCGGGGGTGACCGCCGCCGCGTCGAGCACGACCTGCTCGGCGTGCGTCTTCAGCGGCCTGCCGAGCAGGTCGGACA from Pseudonocardia cypriaca encodes:
- a CDS encoding phosphoenolpyruvate carboxykinase (GTP), giving the protein MTAMTVPGIDGAPTANAELLSWVREVADLTTPDRVVWCDGSDEEWDRMTTQLVDAGTFVKLDESKKPNSFWAASDPDDVARVEERTYICSEERDGAGPTNNWMDPGEMKSTMTELYRGCMRGRTMYVIPFCMGPTDAEIPMLGVEITDSEYVVVSMRIMTRMGASVLPLFADRGDSFVKGLHSVGAPLDPGQEDVPWPCNDTKYISHFPETREIWSYGSGYGGNALLGKKCYALRIASAIAHDEGWLAEHMLILKLISPEEKAYYVAAAFPSACGKTNLAMLQPTVPGWRAETIGDDIAWMRFGEDGRLYAVNPEFGFFGVAPGTNWKTNPNAMRTIEKGNSLFTNVALTDDGDVWWEGLEGDPQHLRSWLGEEWTPDSGKQAAHPNSRYTTPISQCPVVAPEWNDPKGVPISAILFGGRRKTTVPLITESRDWQHGTFMGATMSSEMTAAAKGGKGQVRRDPMAMLPFLGYNVGDYFQHWLNVGKGADAGKLPRIFYVNWFRRGEDGRFLWPGFGENSRVLKWAVERIEGTAAATETAVGYVPTADALDLDGLDVPVADVEAALEVDPEEWKAELPLIEEWFEKVGARLPTSMRDELEALKLRLGA
- a CDS encoding TetR/AcrR family transcriptional regulator, whose protein sequence is MTTARGSTREAIVTAALDLFRERGFEGTTMRAVAERAGVSVGNAYYYFSSKDELVQGFYDQLVAEHRALALPGLAERTDLADRLGATLHAWVTVAEPYREFAGRFFAVAAQPDNPLSPFSPETGPARAAAVDLYREVLAGARVEPDPELARELPELLWLQHLGVVLFWVHDRSDGAARTRMLVDRTAPIVARLVRLSRLPVLRPLGRQVVDLVRLLRG
- a CDS encoding LLM class flavin-dependent oxidoreductase, whose product is MRLPSPCLVVLAGPVASGKSTWAAQNFPPDAVVSSDRLRALVGAGEDDIAASADALALLDEIVARRVARRLTTVVDTTGLDAGRRASWLRLAREHDLACVAVAFDTPAGVCRARNRARDRPVPAAVLTAQLKAWPGVHEALAGEGFDEVLAPEPVRVVPRTFVGSAAAADRQREVPVGLRFALHVGEFRGGAAGMRHRLREIAVAAEAAGFDAIYVMDHFRQIPQLGRAWEDFPESFTTLAWLAACTERVRLGTLVTAVTHRNVGHLAKIVATLDVLTGGRAICGIGLGWFEAEHRAYGFGFPPLAQRYALLEDALAALPVLWGPGGKPFRGQVLDLPDTSGYPRPLQEHVPIVLGGGGERRTLPLAARYADVANVLGELPAVARKAEVLREHCARTGRAVELSHLTTALVGGDPAEVDRLVEAHRPRTVDAGRYAEQVHAGTVTDQVGRFRELAEIGVAEVAVRLPDLRDAAPVARMAEVIAAFRG
- a CDS encoding NADP-dependent oxidoreductase yields the protein MRALVARRLDGPDAIELIETPVPRPGPGQVRIEVAAAAVNPVDVGTANGALVRIGLTPPRDQFGLGWDVAGTVDAVGLGVDLAVGTSVVGLSDLLGRPLKTHAEQVVLDAAAVTPAPRGLDPVEASTIPLNALTADQALDALALPAGAALLVTGAAGAVGGYAVQLARHRGLDVVATAAAADEALVRGLGARHFVPRGADLPTAVRELVPGGVDGALDAAIVGVAAQEAVRNRGAFAHLVATPAPPHLRGIRVHTVLVSADGDRLRRLVGLAGAGIIGTRVAGVHALDDAAAAYRKVAGGGLRGRLVLTP